The genomic stretch TGGTTGATGATGTTGTTAAATTCTGTGTATTTGTTGAATTCTATTTAGTGTTTCTATCAATTGCTGAAAAGGGGGTGGTGAAATATCCAACTGTAATTAAtgagtttatttctcttttcagtgcTACTTCACACATTCAGTTTTTACTTCACACATTTTGCAGCTCTATTGTTTAATGTATAGGATTGCTTAGAATTATTTAGGATTGCTATGTCTTCCTGATggattgacccttttattataatataattatccTCTCTGTTCTgatcattttctttgctctgaagttgCTCTAAGTCTATTTTAATATCATCTAATGTAGAAAGCCACTTCCtgctttcttttaatatttctatgaGGTATTATTTTCCATTGTTTCAACCTGCCTATACTATTTGAAGTTAAAGTTTCTTCTAGACAGCATATGTTTGGGTCatgcttttttttaatccactctgtCTTATTGGTGTATTTAGACTACTTACTGTCATGTAATTATGGATGTATTAGGGCTTAAGGCTACCTTGTATTTTACAGttcaaaaatttccatttggttctttttttatatcttatatttctttgtccttggacttttttttttggctgagactttatattttttcatttttctattacgTTTTTAATTACTTGTTGAAGCATTTGTATGATAGCTACTTTAAAATATGTCAGACAATTCTGAACATCTCTGTCATTTTGGTGTTTGCAAGTATTGACTGTGTTTTGCATTCCATTTGAGATCTTGGTTTgacaagtgattttttaaattgaaacctGGATATTTTGGGTAGTATATTATGAAACTCTGGATCTCTGGATCGTATTTAAAGCTTCAGTTTTAGCTAGCTTACTCTAATGCTATTCTGGAAAGAGAAATCAGGGCTGCCACCTTATTACTGCCAGGTACAGGTAGAAATTGAATTTTCTACTCTGCATTCATTGACATCTAAGGAAGGATATCCCTTGTGACTGCTGGGCAGGGATGAGAGTTCTGGGTTCCCACTACACTTTTACTGATGCTTTCTTGTCTGAAAGGGATAGGAGTGCCTTGTTACCACTGGGTGATGGTGAAAGCCCTGACTCTTCACTAGGCCTCCTCTATATCAACCTAGGGCAGAAGAGGATTGGCTGCTTGTTACTACCTGGCGAGACCAGAAGTTCATGTTAcctgtgtggttttgatttccaccAGCATTGTAGGAGTTGAGAGAGAGGCTTTATTATATCCTGGTAAGGGTGGACATTTTAGGTCCTCATTCAGCCTTTGCTGGCATTGGTGGGAGGGAGTTGGGCCATAGTTTTTTCAATGGTTTTTAACTGGAGTAGAGTGtttattttctaagagttttctgttttgtgaggctcctcctttctttgtcctttggCTAGAGAAAAGGCAGGGTTTTATTGGGGCTTTTTGTTTGCCCCCATTGGTGTTTCTGGTTACTAGCTTCTTCAGCTCCAAGTTCGGAATATATTAGGCAAAAAGAAACCCAGAGAACTCACCACCAAGTAGTTCCTCAGGTTTCCACCTTTCAGGatcttgtgtttattttctatattatgttCAGGGATTTTAGTTGTACCTAGGAGAGAGCGAGTGTGAAAAGTTCATTGACTGCATCCCACTCAAGTTAGTGCCTCTTTTATCTGCACCACTTTAGAATCAAACTCTTTGAAAGCATTCGTCTATACTTATTTTCTCCAGTTCTACTCTTTTCATTCTGTCTTAAACCTATGCCAGTAAAATTTCTATCCCTATCACTCCTTCAAAACAATTCTTGTCAAGGTGTCATTTACAAGTAAATACTGAaagcaaaaatatacatgtatttttgaactgtaagatctttttttttttaatttttaggtttgggggtacatgtgaaggtttgttacgtaggtaaagtAGTGTCAGAGGGGTTgattgtgcagattatttcattacccaggtattaagcctagtactcaacAGTTATCTTTTatgctcctctctcttctcctaccctccaccttcaagtagaccccagtgtctgttgtttccttctttgtgttcataagttcacatcatttagctcccacatataagtgagaacctgtGATACTTGGTTTTCCAGCATtagcttgctaaggataatagcctctagcACCATTCATGTTCCCGCAAAATATATGATCATgttctctttttatggctgcatagtattccatagtatacatataccatggtgtatacgtattttctttgtccagtccatcactgatgggcatttaggttgattccatgtctttgctattgtgaatagtgctgcaatgaacattgacCTGCATATCTTTATggtaggatgatttatattcctctgggtatatatccaataatgggattgctggatggaatGATAATTCTACAAACAATACTTATCAAAACTTGTGGTTGCAGCTAAAGTtgtattaagagggaaatttatagccttaaatactatattaaatgaattaaattctggCAAGATTGGTCAAGAAAAACGAAAAAAGCGATGAAGATAAATAATGCTaatgcaaattagaaaatattaataaattttaatcatatttaaataaacatatgtaaaataatcaGTTATCAGAAAAGTATGGGACCAAAacattcaaaaagaaatagaaaatctgaatggcCCTATGGCCATTAAAAATGTTGGTTTATTAGTTAAAAGTTTTCCTTCGCCCAATACTCACCTGAGTTTGGACAGATGCTAATTCCAGGGTTACATAagctttttcaaaaaacaagggaaaaaagtagcaattctcttttcattttctgagtcTTATGTACTACAATCTTGTTAACAAAACTAGCAAGAAGAGTAAGAATGAAATTTACAAGCTAGTCTCACTTACGAACCTAGCAAAACAACCCCAAAATCCAGCAATGCATAAAACAGGTAACATGACCAAATTTGACTTATTCTAGAAATGCAAGGTttaattaatattagaaaattgtCCAAAATATTTACACAGTAATGAAATTATGTTACTACACATCATAGGCCTTTGCATTATTGATTTAGTATAGTCTTAGTTAAATCTGAGAATGCCAGGTGTCTGGAGAGCATGTTGAATAACTAAAATTCAGTTTTGAGTGGAATACTGTGAACCACAGTAGATAGCACAGTTAATTTGATTAAAGGGAGTCAGATGGTCTCTCAGAGGTGGCAAAATGTGAGTTAGGTCttgatgaataatatttttatcagCATGTTTGAGATTTCGAGTGGAAATAATGGGTGCTGAAGCATGGCAGTGGCATTTGGGAATGGTAAGTGATATAATTAGAGCATGGTAAGGTTATCAGGAAGTGGCAGGAGATGAAACTAGAGATTTGTGCCAAATTGTGAAAGGCCTTGACTGCCTTGCTTCTTGCTAAACAGTGGAATTTATCAACCCACTGAGACAATGTCAGTTAAGATTTTTGAGCCTTCCATATATTTAGCTGCTTGTATTTAAtgccttgtctttaaaaataacacGTATGACTTGTTTGCATGCTTTTGCATATATAACTTATTTGAAGTTAGGTGCTTCTACTGATTGACTTTTTGTTCACAAAAATATAGGGATCTGGATTTATGACTGGACCACttaatataatgtattaattTCCACTGTGTTATATCCTAAACTTTTAAAACCACTCATGACTAATGTCTTTCACCAAACTGTTACCTACGAACTTTCTAAAGAAATATGTGACAAAGGCATGATTAGTTTCATTTGCTCTGCCATTTTTAGCTGTATATGtgataaaacatgttttaatacaTCTctttttaactttgattttatttggaatttttgaatgagttgtttgtttttaagaaaagtaatTGGAGTGAACTTTCTTTGAttcccaggttttcttttttccccttttttctttttttgttgcattGGTAGATGCAAGGCAAGAAATTTATTACTCTAAATTTGTGactcagaattttaaaactaaattaacTTCGTAAATGCACTCACTTTTTTCTTAATGCATTCCTTCTAACCCCCAGTGATACTTTTGATTTTCTTGATTATGTAATTTGTTtgatatttctttcatttaaggTGTGACTgcacagaaaagttacaaaacaaATTTGACTTTTTGCGCTCACAGTTGAATGATATTTCGTCATTTAAGAATATCTACAGATATGCCTTTGATTTTGCAAGGGTAGGTgcaattttcttgttttgttgttttaatagcTTTTCATCTTGAGACCACACTTAGGAAAActttttcacttatattttagGATAAAGATCAGAGAAGCCTTGATATTGATACTGCTAAATCCATGTTAGCTCTTCTACTTGGGAGGACATGGCCACTGTTTTCAGTATTTTACCAGTACCTGGAGGTATGTATGTTTTTTcgaattttgaaaataattattttaaaacttaatctgAAAATTATACTTTTGAGGAACAAGTAGATTTTTAATAGTATGCTTTAAAAAAACTTGAAtagagaaaaaattctaaaatatgtacatatcAGTTGTTATTTTTAGATAGAAGTTcatgtttattaatatattttgtacCTAAGAGACTTTCAATCCTACCCCCCCATCCCCTCAAATAAAAGAAACCTCCAAGAGGTACATTGTATCACAGACATTTGTCATGCAGAATTAGTTTCTCGGGGTTTTTGTAAGAGAGAATTAATGCTAGCACACAAATCTTTAAGCTTCTAAATCTGATTTCTTTTGTTACACAGGGTCTTAAGCTGAAATGTACATAAGAGAACCAATTTAGTAATAAAACTTTCCTTTCCTACGTAGGCTCAAtctaaagaaacagaataaagctattaatattttatgtccaCAAATATGAGAATGGCTATAATAGTATACTTAAATATGCTGGTTACTAAAAAAATGTAAGCTGAAATGATGAAGTGTTCTTTTAGAAGGTTTATCATAGCACCTGCTATAGGCAGTGATTCTAAGAAGatgctattctttttttcattgctttctttgtctagttttttttttttttaatctgtttttgtGTCTTTGTAACTTTAGGGTTATTGGTATAGTTCTCACCATATCTTGAATACAGATgctttttcctttggaaataatttctcatAAAGCACATTGCTTATAGCAGCTTCCCTTTTCCCAGAGTAGTAAAAGTTGTGATACAAGACAATGatatcggccaggcgtggtggctcacgcctgcaatcccagcactttgggaggccaaggcgggcagatcacttgaggccaggagttcaagaccagcctggccaacgtggtgaaaccccgtctctactaaaaatacaaaaaaaaattaggccgggcgcggtggctcacgcttgtaatcccagcactttgggaggccgaggcgggcggatcacgaggtcaggagatcgagaccacagtgaaatcccgtctcttctaaaaatacaaaaaaattagccgggcgtggtggcgggcgcctgtaatcccagctactcggagaggctgaggcaggagaatggcgtgaacccaggaggcggagcttgcagtgagccgagattgtgccactgcactccagcccgggcgacagagcgagactccgtctcaaaaaaaaaaaaaaattacctgggtgtggtggtttgcacctgtagtcccagctactcgggaggctggagcatgagaattgcttgaaccagggaggtggaggttgcagtaagccgagattgcaccactgcactccagcctgggtgacagaacgagactctgtctcagaaaaaaaaaagagacaatgatATGAAAAGGTCTTACATGAATGAGTTCTTATGCATGATTCAATCTGTAAGTCctgtaaattatttttgatggatggtatctattttcttcctattaGTAGTTTtgggcaaaaataaatttaactgaatGTAAAAATATTCAGCTCTATGGGGAGCTGAGAAGAACTAAATATTTTCAGACACTTGTTATGTGCAGGTTGTttggcatatatattttaaaatctttataatgccattttgaattaaattctatccccatttaacaaatgaggaaGTGGTTTATATtcttaagtaactttcccaaaatCACTCAATTAAGTGCCAACGGTGGGATTTAAATCGAAGCCTATGCTCTTTCACTTGTTTCCAAAGATGCCAAACTCAAAATGTGGCTAAACAGTAAATCTTGAGCTAAGAAATGATTTACTAGGAAGCAGCACAAGAGAACACACTGGATGTAGGAAATGTTATATATCTTGATCTCATTGGTGGTAACACaagtatatacatatgcaaaagTTAGTTTTATCCTTACTGTTAGTACTCAGTGCTCTTATTATTCCtcgaaaatgaaaaaaaaagtaaaaaatagattATGTTAATATGTAAATGTCCGTGAGGAATCTcttagaaacacaaataattaaaagagtaataaatgttttagaaaaaaccAAATCACAAAAACAGTTAAAACTTAGTTTACTAAATTGAGTAAATGA from Nomascus leucogenys isolate Asia chromosome 15, Asia_NLE_v1, whole genome shotgun sequence encodes the following:
- the DCUN1D5 gene encoding DCN1-like protein 5 isoform X3; its protein translation is MCDCTEKLQNKFDFLRSQLNDISSFKNIYRYAFDFARDKDQRSLDIDTAKSMLALLLGRTWPLFSVFYQYLEQSKYRVMNKDQWYNVLEFSRTVHADLSNYDEDGAWPVLLDEFVEWQKVRQTS